In the genome of Drosophila subpulchrella strain 33 F10 #4 breed RU33 chromosome 2L, RU_Dsub_v1.1 Primary Assembly, whole genome shotgun sequence, one region contains:
- the LOC119547570 gene encoding C-type lectin 37Db-like has translation MPSIIQEELKGGHKEMPESRDQIKIVSNESLDSIPPGFEKIGSRYFYIEEQINTDWPDARNICQEKGGYLAAIQNQEEFDAVVLKLKENNRYWLGINDRIVEGVYISEASGKRAPFLKWFAGDPDNRDNYENCVGIALSKGMADWPCRFAFNFICSLDNYV, from the coding sequence ATGCCGTCCATCATCCAGGAGGAACTAAAAGGGGGTCACAAGGAAATGCCTGAAAGTCGGGATCAAATCAAAATCGTATCGAATGAAAGCCTAGACAGCATTCCTCCCGGATTTGAGAAAATTGGATCTCGTTACTTCTATATTGAAGAACAAATTAATACAGACTGGCCTGATGCAAGGAATATCTGTCAAGAAAAAGGGGGTTACTTGGCAGCCATCCAAAATCAAGAGGAGTTCGATGCTGTCGTACTGAAACTCAAGGAAAACAATCGTTACTGGCTGGGCATAAACGATAGAATCGTTGAAGGCGTCTACATATCTGAGGCTTCCGGAAAGAGGGCGCCATTTCTCAAGTGGTTTGCCGGAGATCCCGACAACAGAGACAACTACGAGAACTGCGTTGGCATTGCTCTCAGCAAAGGTATGGCTGATTGGCCGTGTAGATTTgcttttaatttcatttgcaGTTTAGACAATTATGTCTAG